A section of the Methanoculleus horonobensis genome encodes:
- a CDS encoding preprotein translocase subunit Sec61beta — MAKKSGGRLVSSAGLVNYYDSDDHRAIHISPISVVVITVVIGVAVFVLNALF, encoded by the coding sequence ATGGCGAAGAAATCTGGCGGAAGACTGGTATCCTCTGCCGGCCTGGTCAATTACTACGACAGCGACGATCACCGGGCCATCCATATCAGCCCGATATCCGTTGTCGTGATAACCGTCGTGATCGGCGTGGCAGTCTTCGTTCTCAATGCCCTCTTCTAA